In the Flavobacteriales bacterium genome, TTTTATACAAACCGAATACATTGCATGTTTCGGGATCTTTCGCATCGTCTACCCCTTTACTATCGGTTACGATGCCCATAATTTGCTTTCGCAATTTTTTATCTGATAAGAAAATATCGATGAAGTTATTGTAAGACTTGCTCATCTTTCCACCATCCGTTCCAGGAACATACATTGTTTCTTTATGGAATTTCGCCTCTGGAATAACTAAAGTATCTCCGAATTTATGGTTGAAACTACCTGCTATATCACGAGTCATTTCGAGGTGTTGTTCTTGGTCTTTTCCCACCGGAATTATTTCTGCGTCGTACAAAAGAATATCAGCTGACATTAAAACAGGGTAGGTAAATAAACCTGCATTAACGTCAGAAAGTTTTTCGGATTTGTCTTTGAACGAGTGCGCATTCGCGAGCATTGGATAAGGCGTAAGGCAGTTTAAATACCATTGAAGCTCACATACTTCAGCTACATCCGACTGACGGTAAAAAATATTTTTTTCGGTATCAAATCCGAAGGCTAACCAAGATGCCGCTACCGCATAATTATTATGTCTAATAAGTTCAGGATCTTTAACTGTTGTTAAAGCATGAAGATCCGCAATAAAGAACAAACAGTCGTTTTTTGGATCTTTCGATAACTCGATGGCTGGCATTATTGCTCCAAGTATGTTTCCTAAATGAGGGACGCCAGTGCTTTGTATTCCGGTAAGTATTCTAGACATAATTCAAAAGTACAAAATCGAGTAATTAGTAGAGTTTAGAACTAAAAAAGCCATCACAGCATATGCGGTGATGGCTTTTCAAATGCTGTAGATCGTTTAACAGTGCTCGTTAAAAGCGCCAATTAAATTCTCAGAAAGTATTTCGGCAGTTGCTCCTTCAATATGATGTCTTTCAATCATGTGAACCAATTTGCCACCTTTAAATAATCCCATTGATGGAGATGACGGAGGATAAGGAAGCATGAATTTTCTAGCTTCTTGAACCGCTTCAACATCGAATCCAGCAAATACTGTTGTGATTTTATCTGGTCTTTTTCCATTTGCTACAGCAAGCTTTGCAGCCGGACGAGCATTTCCTGCAGCACATCCGCAAACAGAATTTACTATAACAAGAACTGTTCCTTCTGTATCATTTATTGCACTAGCTACTTGTTCAGCAGTAGTTAAATCTTCAAAACCTGCAGAAGTTAATTCTGCTTTCATCGGTAGTACTAATTCTTCTGGATACATAATATTTTGTGTTTATTGTGACAACAAATGTACGAATTACATGGGGTTTTCTGCTTATTTGGTATGATGGTTGGTTCAATTTTTTAGATTTGTAACTAAACCAGAATTCTAATATGAAAAGACAATATATCTTACTCCAAGTCATAGGCTTAATTTTTATTTCAAACGGCCTATTTGCAGGGTATAAATTAATTGAGAAAGTAGAAAAGAAGGGCAATGAAATTGTGGTTCCTTATTCAAAATACAAACTCGACAATGGTTTAACAGTAATTGTACACGAAGATCATTCAGATCCTTTAATTCATGTGGATGTTACTTATCATGTTGGCTCGGCTCGAGAGCAAGTAACCAAATCTGGATTTGCGCATTTCTTTGAACATATGATGTTTCAAGGGTCAGAGCATATTGCAGATGAGGAGCACATTAAAATT is a window encoding:
- a CDS encoding BrxA/BrxB family bacilliredoxin; this translates as MYPEELVLPMKAELTSAGFEDLTTAEQVASAINDTEGTVLVIVNSVCGCAAGNARPAAKLAVANGKRPDKITTVFAGFDVEAVQEARKFMLPYPPSSPSMGLFKGGKLVHMIERHHIEGATAEILSENLIGAFNEHC
- the trpS gene encoding tryptophan--tRNA ligase — translated: MSRILTGIQSTGVPHLGNILGAIMPAIELSKDPKNDCLFFIADLHALTTVKDPELIRHNNYAVAASWLAFGFDTEKNIFYRQSDVAEVCELQWYLNCLTPYPMLANAHSFKDKSEKLSDVNAGLFTYPVLMSADILLYDAEIIPVGKDQEQHLEMTRDIAGSFNHKFGDTLVIPEAKFHKETMYVPGTDGGKMSKSYNNFIDIFLSDKKLRKQIMGIVTDSKGVDDAKDPETCNVFGLYKILASPEQIVAMRDKYTQSNAGYGYGHAKQELFELIVAKFEKERIKFNELMEDKALLDSELKKGAVKARVIAIEVLRRVRSKMGFN